From a single Maylandia zebra isolate NMK-2024a linkage group LG3, Mzebra_GT3a, whole genome shotgun sequence genomic region:
- the arl2 gene encoding ADP-ribosylation factor-like protein 2, with translation MGLLTILKKMKQKEREMRLLMLGLDNAGKTTILKKFNGEDVSTISPTLGFNIKTLEHKGFKLNIWDVGGQKSLRSYWRNYFESTDGLVWVVDSADRLRLEDCRQELSALLLEERLAGATLLVFANKQDLPGALSKEAIREALALDNIKSHHWCIIGCSAVTGENLLAGVDWLLDDIAARIFTAD, from the exons ATGGGTTTACTAACAATTTTGAAGAAGATGAAACAGAAGGAGCGCGAGATGAGGCTGCTGATGCT AGGTCTGGACAACGCGGGGAAGACGACCATCTTGAAAAAATTCAACGGGGAGGACGTCAGCACCATCTCTCCCACACTGGGCTTCAACATCAAAACGCTGGAGCACAAAGG GTTTAAACTGAATATTTGGGACGTAGGCGGTCAGAAGTCACTGCGCTCCTACTGGAGGAACTACTTTGAGAGCACAGATGGGCTGGTGTGGGTGGTGGACAGCGCAGACAGACTCAGACTGGAAGACTGCAGACAGGAGCTCAGCGCACTCCTCCTGGAGGAG AGGTTAGCTGGTGCAACGCTGCTGGTTTTTGCCAACAAACAGGATTTACCAGGAGCTCTGTCCAAAGAGGCAATACGAGAG GCGCTGGCCCTGGATAACATCAAAAGTCATCACTGGTGTATTATTGGTTGCAGTGCAGTAACAGGAGAGAACTTGTTAGCTGGCGTGGACTGGTTATTAGATGACATCGCTGCGAGGATCTTCACTGCTGACTGA
- the sb:cb1058 gene encoding uncharacterized protein sb:cb1058 yields MAIGRNSRMSSVRSSIRAPKFLDKSSGFYGRLDEPEAATEVEETGVNVCNIEEAVSSDPSITAVHCSDEKEEGEVFGFSEGMMEDDDESLLRRKPSRRSSRWRRSSRRKQKEGRADEDAAREERPSLGTEGPADFPEDIRVKIEIEMENLKKVEEENEKAGWEKEPVLVHFPAREDADDQVLIRDKKRGREDEEEEERRMTKEQEEGMKAVKRKNYRKALDRALRRGWEAFVANLYSVTLSPVNSSPSSSSPSSKKKHQHNSALAEFQ; encoded by the exons ATGGCTATTGGCAGGAACTCCAGGATGAGCTCAGTCCGAAGCTCCATCAGGGCCCCAAAGTTTCTGGACAAATCGAGTGGCTTCTACGGTCGCCTCGACGAGCCCGAGGCCGCCACAGAGGTAGAGGAGACTGGTGTAAATGTTTGCAACATAGAGGAGGCAGTCTCGAGTGACCCATCCATCACAGCGGTGCATTGTTCTGATGAGAAGGAAGAAGGCGAGGTGTTTGGCTTCAGCGAAGGCATGATGGAAGATGACGACGAGAGCCTCCTGAGGAGGAAACCCAGCCGCcgcagcagcaggtggaggagaagCTCCAGGAGGAAGCAGAAAGAGGGGAGAGCAGACGAGGACGCAGCCAGAGAGGAGAGGCCCAGCCTGGGCACGGAGGGTCCAGCTGACTTCCCCGAGGACATCAGGGTGAAGATTGAGATAGAGATGGAGAACCTGAAGAAGGTGgaggaagaaaatgaaaaggcGGGCTGGGAGAAGGAACCCGTGCTCGTTCACTTCCCGGCTCGGGAGGACGCTGACGACCAAGTCCTTATCCGAGACaagaagagaggaagagaagacgaagaggaggaggagaggaggatgacGAAGGAGCAAGAGGAAGGGATGAAAGCGGTGAAGAGGAAAAATTACCGCAAG GCCTTGGACCGAGCACTGCGCCGCGGCTGGGAGGCCTTCGTCGCCAACCTCTACAGTGTCACGCTCTCACCGGTGAACTCCTCGCCATCGTCGTCTTCACCGTCGTCGAAGAAGAAGCACCAGCACAATTCAGCGTTAGCAGAATTTCAATAG